The following proteins are co-located in the Vigna angularis cultivar LongXiaoDou No.4 chromosome 2, ASM1680809v1, whole genome shotgun sequence genome:
- the LOC108328133 gene encoding protein PEP-RELATED DEVELOPMENT ARRESTED 1, chloroplastic isoform X2 produces the protein MIVSAPSCSYTYPNLFQYFCPKLSSSQHRCRLRLKKLTGKNRIFASIGGYEVGGGYPELEKDEKRKNRTSRSEPTHTESFLRGGDQVISVLEEMITLLDDMDMDEDSERVAVELAAQGVIGKRVDEMESDFMTALDYMIQLSEKDQDDKVQVVGLLCRTPKKDSRHELMRRVAAGGGAFRGENDLKIHIPGANLNDIANQADDLLEAMENRRVIPDRKLLARLVLIREEARNMMGGGIMDERNHRGFYTLPQPEVEFLTKLVALKPGKKVLDMIRNVMQGKDEGADKYDEEDTMDPEPIEFLGKPILTGEKTLPVRPGMFLETVSKVLSGLYAGTDSGITAQHLEWVHKKTLEVLQEIAFG, from the exons ATGATTGTTTCTGCACCCTCTTGCTCCTACACTTATCCTAATCTTTTCCAATATTTCTGTCCAAAATTAAGTTCATCGCAGCACCGATGCAGGTTGAGGCTGAAAAAGCTCACTGGAAAGAATCGCATTTTTGCATCCATTGGTGGTTACGAGGTGGGTGGAGGATATCCAGAACTGGAGAAGGatgaaaagaggaaaaacagAACGTCGCGTTCAGAACCTACTCACACGGAATCCTTCCTTAGAGGAGGGGACCAAGTTATATCTGTCTTGGAAGAAATGATTACCCTT TTGGATGACATGGATATGGACGAGGATTCTGAGAGAGTGGCAGTGGAGTTGGCTGCACAAGGAGTTATAGGAAAGAGAGTTGATGAGATGGAGTCTGATTTCATGACAGCCCTTGACTACATGATTCAACTTTCTGAGAAGGACCAGGATGATAAG GTTCAAGTAGTTGGTCTTCTGTGTAGAACTCCAAAAAAGGATAGCCGGCATGAATTGATGCGCAGAGTTGCAGCTGGTGGCGGTGCATTTAGAGGCGAGAATGACTTGAAGATTCATATTCCAGGGGCAAATCTAAATGACATAGCTAATCAAGCTGATGATTTGTTGGAG GCAATGGAAAATCGTCGTGTTATCCCAGACCGAAAACTGCTTGCAAGACTCGTTTTGATTAGAGAAGAAGCTCGCAATATGATGGGAGGGGGAATTATGGATGAAAGAAACCACCGTGGATTCTATACGCTTCCTCAGCCTGAG GTggaattcttgaccaaattggtgGCTCTAAAACCTGGGAAAAAGGTGCTTGATATGATAAGAAATGTGATGCAAGGAAAAGATGAAGGTGCAGACAAGTACGATGAGGAGGACACTATGGATCCCGAACCAATTGAATTTCTAGGAAAG CCAATTTTAACGGGAGAGAAAACACTTCCAGTACGCCCTGGCATGTTTCTTGAGACAGTATCCAAG GTTTTGTCTGGTTTATATGCTGGAACTGACTCTGGCATCACAGCACAACATCTGGAATGG GTTCATAAGAAGACACTTGAAGTTCTTCAGGAGATAGCATTTGGCTAA
- the LOC108328133 gene encoding protein PEP-RELATED DEVELOPMENT ARRESTED 1, chloroplastic isoform X1, with protein MIVSAPSCSYTYPNLFQYFCPKLSSSQHRCRLRLKKLTGKNRIFASIGGYEVGGGYPELEKDEKRKNRTSRSEPTHTESFLRGGDQVISVLEEMITLLDDMDMDEDSERVAVELAAQGVIGKRVDEMESDFMTALDYMIQLSEKDQDDKRKELLEVIKETILSHLTKKCPPHVQVVGLLCRTPKKDSRHELMRRVAAGGGAFRGENDLKIHIPGANLNDIANQADDLLEAMENRRVIPDRKLLARLVLIREEARNMMGGGIMDERNHRGFYTLPQPEVEFLTKLVALKPGKKVLDMIRNVMQGKDEGADKYDEEDTMDPEPIEFLGKPILTGEKTLPVRPGMFLETVSKVLSGLYAGTDSGITAQHLEWVHKKTLEVLQEIAFG; from the exons ATGATTGTTTCTGCACCCTCTTGCTCCTACACTTATCCTAATCTTTTCCAATATTTCTGTCCAAAATTAAGTTCATCGCAGCACCGATGCAGGTTGAGGCTGAAAAAGCTCACTGGAAAGAATCGCATTTTTGCATCCATTGGTGGTTACGAGGTGGGTGGAGGATATCCAGAACTGGAGAAGGatgaaaagaggaaaaacagAACGTCGCGTTCAGAACCTACTCACACGGAATCCTTCCTTAGAGGAGGGGACCAAGTTATATCTGTCTTGGAAGAAATGATTACCCTT TTGGATGACATGGATATGGACGAGGATTCTGAGAGAGTGGCAGTGGAGTTGGCTGCACAAGGAGTTATAGGAAAGAGAGTTGATGAGATGGAGTCTGATTTCATGACAGCCCTTGACTACATGATTCAACTTTCTGAGAAGGACCAGGATGATAAG cGCAAGGAACTGTTGGAAGTGATCAAAGAGACAATATTATCACATCTAACAAAAAAATGTCCGCCCCAT GTTCAAGTAGTTGGTCTTCTGTGTAGAACTCCAAAAAAGGATAGCCGGCATGAATTGATGCGCAGAGTTGCAGCTGGTGGCGGTGCATTTAGAGGCGAGAATGACTTGAAGATTCATATTCCAGGGGCAAATCTAAATGACATAGCTAATCAAGCTGATGATTTGTTGGAG GCAATGGAAAATCGTCGTGTTATCCCAGACCGAAAACTGCTTGCAAGACTCGTTTTGATTAGAGAAGAAGCTCGCAATATGATGGGAGGGGGAATTATGGATGAAAGAAACCACCGTGGATTCTATACGCTTCCTCAGCCTGAG GTggaattcttgaccaaattggtgGCTCTAAAACCTGGGAAAAAGGTGCTTGATATGATAAGAAATGTGATGCAAGGAAAAGATGAAGGTGCAGACAAGTACGATGAGGAGGACACTATGGATCCCGAACCAATTGAATTTCTAGGAAAG CCAATTTTAACGGGAGAGAAAACACTTCCAGTACGCCCTGGCATGTTTCTTGAGACAGTATCCAAG GTTTTGTCTGGTTTATATGCTGGAACTGACTCTGGCATCACAGCACAACATCTGGAATGG GTTCATAAGAAGACACTTGAAGTTCTTCAGGAGATAGCATTTGGCTAA
- the LOC108328196 gene encoding uncharacterized protein LOC108328196 produces the protein MKGIRIKKRLKHMVEPDKNCQTGIEDVAWLCSLQESEIDMLVGLKLLIIQRAKMIGCKQMADKFNLKMIRAIALVLMEHLKSQIKESSVISNAVRSASILDACNLLKCSNEVNANIEELNTSLGADILTFIESPPTSKRKKQKVESDE, from the exons ATGAAGGGCATACGCATTAAGAAAAGATTGAAACACATGGTGGAGCCGGATAAAAATTGCCAGACTGGGATTGAAGATGTTGCTTGGCTTTGCTCCCTTCAAGAGTCTGAGATT GACATGCTGGTTGGCTTGAAATTGTTGATCATTCAGCGTGCAAAAATGATAGGTTGCAAGCAGATGGCTGATAAATTCAACCTCAAAATGATTCGAGCCATTG CACTTGTTTTGATGGAACATCTAAAGTCACAGATAAAGGAATCATCAGTTATATCTAATGCAGTAAGATCAGCTTCAATTTTAGATGCTTGCAACCTATTGAAATGTAGCAATGAGGTTAATGCAAATATTGAAGAGCTAAATACAAGTCTTGGTGCTGATATACTAACATTTATTGAAAG TCCACCAACATCCAAGCGAAAGAAGCAAAAAGTTGAAAGTGATGAATGA